attcattgacACCTTGGTTAGTTGGCTTACCGTAAGTGGCACCCTTTGGAACAGGTCTCTTTCTGTTACCACGTCTAACTCTGACACGGTAAATAACGAAACCTTGCTTGGCCTTGTAACCTAGTCTTCTAGCCTTGTCTGGTCTAGTTGGTCTAGCGGCTCTGTGAATGACATTCTTTTGTCTGTATTCCCAGACTCTAACTCTTTGCAAGAATCTCAAAACATCAGAttgcttctttctttgcaaTTCTTCCAAATATTTGTAGGCACCCATTGCTGATTTATTTGTTTGATCGTGGTATTTTAAATTTTATAATTTAACTTGAGAGAATAGAAAAAGTAAGAAGTGTAGTTAATGTATCGATGACgggaaagaaataattctATCTATCATTCATTACCAAGCAAAGAGAGaaatgtgaaaaatttcagcaGTCCGGAGATTTTGCGTCGGTTTTTTAGAATTctcagaaaaaatatctttcaCCTTTTAAATCCGTGCATTTCTTTGACGTCAATGTATATCATGTCAGACGATGAAACCctttaataataatgttgcAAAATGCATCAGTTGAGTTTGCAAAAGTCCTTCAGATAAGAGGCAATGACAGGATAACTTTAATACATGGTGCTCTAAGGCTTATTTTGAGTTTACTGCTAGGTATCCATCACATAGGCGTTATTTACTATTTTGTTCCTGTTCAATATTGTCCATAATCAGTCTACTGTGCAGGGCGGCAAAGTGAGTTAtgtaattcttctttatataaAGCCTTCCCCTTTTTCATGCAAAATGGAAAGgtacaaagaaaacagcGTACCATCCTCAAGCGTATAAAATTATAATGATGATTCtattttgttgatgaaaacaGTTTTATATAAATCAAGAAGTATATTCATAGGTGTCCATAGTTTTGTGCGTGTGTTTGTGATCTTGCGAGTAGTATATGCGATGGAAGGAGAACAGATTGTGGAATATGTCCAGGAGACACCGATTATTCCTAGAAGAGTTATTCAATATTCggttccaaaaaaaaaaattacaatGCCCAGTCCTTGTGTCAAAATGTCGCAGGCAGTTAATAATTTGCAAGACATGAACTTGCCGCAGCATCCCAGCCTTCGTGATTCTTCGCTAGATAAAGAGTACTCGACTCAAAGGTTTTTAGGAGGTATAAACGAACGAAGATTGAGTTTTGAGGAGCATAGAAATGAACAACACCAGAATCCCATTGGACTAATCAAGAGGGTAGGTACTTTCTTTAAGAAGAGGTCATCATCTGGAAAGAGCAGCATCAAATCAATTGGTGATGTGAAAACAGATGGCTCAAATCTGATTGAAGGCTATTTGagtgaaaatgatgatccTATAGAACAGCTCGTTCAAAAAAACCTGTTTGATGAACATAAAGGGAattctgaagaaaatgataaaagaCATGGCCTGTTCTCCTTTGAAGAGACGCCCCCGATACAAGTATTAGAGCGGACCTATCCCAATCCTGTTGACTCTTCGTTTGAAAATGTTCCTTTGACTGAGGAAAGACGTTTTTCTGAAAATCCTAGGTCACTTGAACCAAGTGAATACGAGCATAGTCTTTCAGAGCCTATTCCATTTAGGAGTTCAACGGGAGGAGAGAACCAACGCGGTGTTAGAGGACATACTGATATAGCAGCACATAACCTGAGAGTAGCTtcaataaaggaaaaaaagaaaatacttgAAATGGAACAGAACAGATTAATCACAGAGATCATACGCCTCGAAAATATACTGAATAAGCATAGGAAGATTGACGTTAACAGCAGTACTGGTAAATCTGAAAATAAGTCGTCCGAAAAAGATAGTATTACATTTGTAAATTCAACGGCCCCTAACACTGCAGTTTTAAAACAGAGAACCTCATCTTCAGATCATAATGTCAACTTTCTTCATAACGACGTTTCCGACATTCCGGATACCTTTGACCTCGAAGAGCCTTATGATCCTCTCAAGGACAAATGGACCACTTTGCaatctttggaaaaatgtTTTGAATCTAAATTTCAATCTGTGtcaaactcaaaaaagGGAGACGAGTTAGCCActataaaagaaaggaatTTTCAAGTAGCCaaaattaataatatttGTTTCAGGGTTCAAGaatctatcaaaaaaaggcaaGACTTAGAGGCTAAGTTAAGGAATCTATCACATGATACTGACAATGAattgctttttttgatgatggaaaataaaagaagacaGAAAAGCTCCGTAATAATACAGTTTCTTTCTGACATAATCAATGAGAAATCGAAAAGATTCACCGCAGAAGAGCAAGGCTTTGTAAATGAAAACGAGGTAAAACCTCTCATTTCAGATCTTTCTGAGGGGATCAATAGGTTGAATTCTATCCtggaaatgaaaaacaCTTGTATTAGAAGGTTAAGTAATCAGTAGATAGTTAAGTTTCAATATCTTTACTTCTCTATAAATGCTAGCGCGTCATCTTGCCGATGAAAATTTTACGCGTAATGAACCCTTAACTTTTCTACATATAGTGCTTTTATTCAAGTACGTTAGTAATTAAAGATTAGATCGTCAACAAAGTTACCGTATATAAACGTTTAAAGAGCGTACATAGAGGTATTTAAGCTATCTCAATATGAGTGATGTTAAGCAGGAGGAAAGGAAAAGGTTTTTTAATGATGATCTTGATACATCAGAAACATCattaaatttcaaatctgaAAATAAGGAATCATTTCTATTCTCAAATAGCCACAACGATGACGATATCTTATCTGTGAGTGATAATTCTGAAGGAGAAAAAGACACATCTATTTTGCCGGTCAACGAAGAAATCAGGGAGGATGACCAAGATCAGTTTATTGGAGAGCTTCTAAGGATTATCCCAGAAATGCCAACGAGCATTTCAATAAAacttaatgaaaaatttggtaGCAAAAAGGAAGGACTCTGTTTGGCATTATCACACTATTTTGATCATTATAAGGAGAATTCCACCAGCAATATACCGTCGTCTCCAAATCAAGTAAACTCACATTCTGATACTTCAAGCTCGGTCTTGTCCCCCTCTCCATCCCatgttaaaaaaagaaataattatGCTTTCAGAAACCAAAATCGATTAGAAGATAAAACCACTTGGAAAAGATTTATAGGTGCTTTGCAAGTGACTGGTATGGCTACAAGACCTACTGTCAGACCTTTGAAGTACGGTTCTCAGTTGAAACTGAAAAGATCAGTTGAAGAGATCTCTGCAGCCAAGGTATATGATTCACGCGGCAGAAAGAAAGCATCAATGGCCAGTTTAGTAAGGATTTTTGATAGTCAATATAATAGAGAAATCGGCCGAGTTCCCGAAGACATCGCTCAAATACTATACCCTCTTTTAAATTCCAATGAAATAGGCTTTGAAGTTACGTTAATATTTTGTGATAATAAGCGCTTGAGTATAGGTGACAGCTTTATCTTGCAATTGGATTGCTTTTTAACCTCTATTATTTTCGAAGAATCATCTAGTGATGGACAATCTTTTACGAAAAGAAGGCGTacagaaagagaaatcaaGAGGGAAAAAGACAACAAAAATTTCGGTAGATCATTGGCTGAAACAGATGAAGAGCTGGAAAATCGTTCAAAGAGATTGGCTCTACTGAAGTTATTTGATAAACTAAAACTGAAACCGATTTTAGATGAACAGAAGGCAATTGAAAGGCATAAAATAGAGCTCAGTAGTGACCCAGAAatcattgatattgatgatgataatgatgatgatgatgataatgatgatattcGCCCTGGTCAAGCCGCTAAAGCTCGTGACAATCTTTGGGATACCCAGcacgaagaagaaacaatgAACTTGAATCAACTGAAGACATTCTATAAAGCTGCACAATCATCAGAATCTTTAAAAAACTTGCCTGAAACAGAACCTTCTCGTGATATATTTAAACTAGAGCTAAGGAATTATCAAAAGCAGGGTCTTACTTGGATGTTGAGAAGGGAACAAGAATTTGCTAAGACCGCCTCAGATAAAGGGGCTTCGGAAACGGATGCTAATGTGATAAACCCTCTATGGAAACAGTTCAAATGGCCCACTGATATGTCTTGGGCTGCTCAAAAGACACAAAACGATCACCTGAATCTTGAAgatgatatatttttttatgctAACTTACACTCTGGCGAATTTTCCTTAACGAAACCTGTCTTaaaaacgatgataaaGGGTGGCATATTATCAGATGAAATGGGATTGGGTAAAACAATTGCAGCTTACTCTTTAATTTTATCTTGTCCTTGCGATAGTGATATTGACAGAACACCGTATGATGTTGAGAGTACTGATATTCCTGATGATGTTTCAAGCACTTTCAAAACGTCTTCGCAAAATAACAAGAAACCGTATGCTTCAAAGACAACGTTGATCGTAGTTCCTATGTCTTTATTAACGCAATGGAGTAATGAGTTTATGAAAGCTAACAATTCTCCCGACATGTACCATGAAGTATATTATGGTGGGAATGTTTCTAgtttgaaaactttattaACTAAGACAAAAAACCCCCCAACTGTAGTCCTTACTACGTATGGCATTGTTCAAAATGAATGGACCAAGCATTTTAAAGGAAGGATGATAGATGAGGACGTAACTGTATCATCCGGCTTGTTTTCTGTCAATTTTTATCGTATAGTAATTGATGAGGGTCATAATATTAGAAACAGAATGACAGTGACGTCTAAAGCGGTTATGGATCTACAAGCGAAATGCAAATGGGTTTTAACAGGTACACCAATTATCAACAGGCTTGACGATTTGTACAGCCTTGTCAAGTTTTTGGAATTAGATCCCTGGCGGCAAATCAATTATTGGAAAACCTTTGTATCAACGCCTTTTGAGAATAAAAACTATAAACAAGCATTTGATGTGGTGAATGCGATTCTAGAACCTGTGCTGTTAAGAAGGACGAAGCAAATGAAAGACAAGGATGGTAAGCCTTTAGTGGAGTTACCACCCAAGGAAGTCGTTATTAAAAGACTACCATTCAGTAAAGCTCAAGATCTCCTATATAAATTCCTCTTGGATAAGGCAGAGATTACTGTTAAATCAGGTATCGCACGCGGTGATTTACTGAAGAAGTATTCCACAATTCTCGTTCATATTCTGAGACTAAGACAAGTTTGTTGCCATCCAGGCCTGATTGGAACtcaagatgaaaatgatgaggATTTAtccaaaaataacaagTTGGTTACGGAGCAAACGGTGGAGCTTGATTCTCTGATTCGTGTGGCTTCTGAAAGATATGATAATTCGTTTTCTAAGGAGGAGCTggagaagatgatgagaaatCTGAAAGTTAAATATCCAGACAATAAATCATTTCAAACCCTAGAGTGTTCCATCTGCACGGCGGAACCTATTGATATAGATAAGGTTTTGTTTACAGAGTGTGGCCATAGTTTTTGTGAGAAATGtttatttgaatatattgAGTTTCAGAAAGGTAAGAATCTGTGTTTAAAGTGCCCCAATTGTCGTAAACCAATAGATGCATGTAGGTTATTGACATTGGGGCCACAAAATAGTACTTCAGAAAATTTAGAATTCAGGCCATATTCTCCTGCTTCTGAATCAAGCAAAATAACTGCTTTAGTGAAGGAGCTTCAGTTGCTACAGGACAGTTCGGCAGGCGAACAAgttgtcattttttctcaattttCTACGTACTTGGACATCCTGGAGAAAGAGCTTACGCATGCTTTCCCAAAAGATGTTGCAAAAGTTTACAAATTTGATGGACGTCTTTcgttaaaagaaagaactaATGTGCTAGCAGATTTCGCCGCTAAAGACTATAGCAGACAAAAAATCCTATTACTCTCGTTGAAAGCTGGTGGTGTTGGGTTGAATTTGACATGCGCGTCCCACGCCTACATGATGGATCCATGGTGGTCCCCCAGCATGGAAGACCAAGCAATCGATAGATTGCATAGAATTGGCCAGACGAACAGCGTCAAGGTTACGAGATTTATCATACAGAATAGCATAGAGGAGAAAATGCTCCgcattcaagaaaagaagagaactATCGGTGAGGCAATGGACGCAGATGAGGACgaaaggagaaaaagaagaatcgAGGAAATTCAAATGCTTTTCGAATAGTCATGTCGCATATGCATATATAGACTTTACATATTATTTCCAAGATGGAAAGATCAACCACAGCTTTATGCCATGTTcataatatttttgttaCCCGCTTTTACCTCTTAAGTTTTTgtaattataaaaaaatatttggaaaagtCAAGAGAAAACAGCGCCAGAAGGTATGGACGATAAAAATAGTAAGACGAAGAAAATAGTCATCAGCCGGGCTTAGGCAAGAGATAATTTTAGGAATCGAAGGTTTTTTATTATGATGGAAAGTGTGAATGGTGATAAACTAGCGGATCTTTTGGCAAATGTTCAATCCATTTTGAATGCAGCTTCCGTCAAATGTCACGTAGTGGATGAAAGTTTCCCAGCCAAAttctttgagaaaaatcCGGATAAGATATATGAATCATACTGCAAGTTCATTAAAAATAGAAGTAATGCCGAAGGTTCGATACGTAATGAAGATAAATTAGCTTTGACAACCATCAACAagagatttgaaaatggaGAATACGAGCCTGTTCAAGGTGGGTTTTATAAGCTATATCACGATGTCAAGTTGGTTTGTACAATTCTCATTCACTTTTATCCTCAGGGTACAAGGAATTACCAATTAGTTGACAAGTTCTacaaattttcttcagagCTTTTATTGCGAGAATGCTACAGAATAGGAATTGCTCTAACACAAGCAAATATTGTAAAATCAAGAAGTGGCAAGTCTCTCAATGGAAATGAGGTGGATGAAtacgatgatgatgatgatgcaACAGAACTAGACAAAATAATCTCTTATGATTTCATTAAGATTTCTATGAATTATTCGGTACCAATTTCTCAAACATATCAGATACGGACCAAGGATATGGACCTTTTCTCTTCGATAATTTCTAAGTCTAATCTTGACAAAAGGCCTCATGAACTTCCCAACACGAACTTCAAGATTAACAACATCTTACCTCAGACTGACATAGAAAATGAAGCTCCTAGATTAGGATTTGTGGGTGCGAATACAAGTAATATCCCAGACCCCACTTTACCACCGACTGAGATGATGACCAGATTTTTGCATCCAAATTGGTATGCTTTGCCTACCACAGTCTGGCTAAAATATGGGAACTATAATTCCTGGGCGCCTTCCTTCAACGAAAACGGCACCGTCGTGGATTCAACAACTAGAGGCCTTATTTGGCTTGAGAGAATTGGTTACATGAACTtgtatgaaaaaaatgaaaagaaagaaaaacaagaggAAATACTGGACTCGAATGAGGGAAACAAAAATAGCGAACAGAAAGATAAAAACGAGATTATTGATGGCAAAAGCAATGGCGTCAACAACAATagtgatgataatgatacaGGTATCACTTCTGAAAATGCAGAAGGTTTCGAAGACACAGAACAATCGATAATAAAGCTTCACAATTTATACAATTGGGCACCCTCCAACTACATAGGGGATGACGAAATTGAGAGTTTTCAGAATGGTACGCCGGATAAGTTGGTTACTGAGTCTCTTGCGAAACTTAAAAAGCTGAGGAAGGAGAGAATATTAAATAGAGTTTCGAAGCCCACTACAGAGGAAAGAGAGATTTACTTTAAAGTGAAAAGAATACTGAAGGAAGTTATCTTGgcaaaaaaagtttccaaGCTACCTATAAACAATGTAAGGGCGTTCCCAGTGTTACAAACAAACTATAGTGGTAGTATACCCGTCGTAAGGGCTCAGCCAGGTCGCAAGCGGAAACACAAGAAATAGATAATCAAAGGTATCTCGgtgaaaaataaactatGAAGTGTCTTTGTTCGGATTCGATGAAAGCTCATTGGGCGTTCGGGAACACGGTACGTTTGTATTTTTAATATTAGATAAAATATGCATATGTTCTGAAGGCTGTGCATATATAAGTATATACTTGGGTTGTATTATgcaaaataacaaaaaaatgagataaaacagaagaagaaaaaaaaaccaaccTGAAACGAATAAATGAATCCCACTAAAAGTGGATGTCAGCGCctaaacaaaaagaaaccaCCAAATAACAGTTCAAACTGCCTATCAAAGCCCATACAAAGATAGAAGAATAGGTTAATAAACGGCTGTTTGTAAAATCAACAATTTTACTGTGCTTCGAGTTCAAAGGAGTAGTCTCATCTGAGATGACGTTAACATCGGTAGGGGCTCTTACCACTCCGTTCTCATCGTGAACAACCATTAATTTTCTATTTGCGGTAAAGTAAATTAAAGGAGCGGAGACGATTGGTAAGATTAAGGATAATACCACCTGagaaaagttcaaaatATCTGAAATTCCCTTCTCACCCATGGTTAAAGTAACAAATAAACATGGTATTATGGCAATTAATCTGGTGCACAGTCTTGTAGCCCAGGGTGGCAAAGACCACTGTAAAAACCCCTCTGAGACGATTTGTCCTGCAAGTGTGCAGATGATACCTGCAGATTGCCCTGAACATAACATAGCCAGTGCAAAAATTAGCCCTGCTGCGGGAGATATGTAATGGACTAGCAGTTTATAAATCGATAATAAATCAGCATCTTCTGCCTCAGGCTGACCGGATAGTGTAGCACCTGCAACAATTAAAATAGCGGAATTCACAAAAGTGGCAATCAAAAACAGGGAAATGATCAATTCAGCATATGCGTAGTTTAACGAATATTTTATAGCATTTAAACTTGGACGAGGATTAACTTTACcgtatttcttcaaatcataATCTTGCAGTCTTGGTTTAACAATGGATGAACCCAAATACAACGAATGGGGCATAACAGTGGCACCTAATATACCTAGTGAGATGTAAAGAGCCTGTTGTTCCTTAAAGATGATATTTGAAGGCAAAAACCCCTTAAATAACTCTGCTTTATCAGGAATCGAAATTTTAAACAATTctaaaacaaaacaaatgCAAGTACCAATGACTAGAAGGCCGAcaccaaattcaaaaaccctaacttttttcaaggaCTGACCATTTGGTGTGTAGAACATCAAGATTATCAGAACATCTAACACCGTTAATAAGACACCCCAAGTCAGtggtattttgaaaagaatttgtAGTGCAATGGCAGTACCTACAACCTCAGCCAGATCGGTGGCAATGATTGCCACTTCagcaaaaaagtaaaggGTATAATTTAGCTTTTTAGGCAGATTATGGCGACAGTTTTCAGCCAAGTCATAACCAGTAACAGTTCCCAGTTTTACACAAAGACATTGCAAAAGTACAGCGAAAATGTTGGATATGAAAATGGCAAATAATAAGGTGTATTTGTATTGAGCACCACCAGAAACGCTAGTAGCATAATTTCCCGGATCCATATAAGCCACGCTGACCATAATCCCTGGCCCAATGAATTtgacaaatttttgaagaatctgCATATAAGATCGCATTTTTTGGTGATGTTACTGTTGTCGATTATCTTAGAAGAATGAAATAACTATTAAAAGGAATTAAAGGGATAGTGATATAGATGTACCTATAATGTGAATCCGTATATGAAAGAACCCCgtatatttatttgaaaCAACGCTTTGTTCTCCGGTTAATACTCACTGAATATTCAACAATGCAACCTCGCAGATAGAGCATCTAACAGATCAGATATATACAGTATAAATACTTTTAATCGCATGACAACTGGATATCGCAACAATGCAGTTAGTGCATTTTTTAGGTCGACCCAAAACGGAAATTTCAAGGTGCGGAAACTGGAAGAGAGTAGGGCGGGCAACAGGGTGCGGCGGTTGCCATGAGTTACAAACAGTTGTCTATTATACAGTAGTCTATTGTGCTGCGTGGTGAAAGTGCACCCTATCATCAGAGGCTGTCTGGAGTAAAAAGGTACCACTCATTTGCCGTGGCTTCGATACGACCCTGCTTCTTCACATGCGCTCGTAAGCCTTTTAAAAGACTGGGAGAAGGAATTGTGGGATCATTTCTGGATTGTAGCCACAGGATTTCTTTGGTAAAGCTATCGGTACCATGCTTTGGAAAGAAGTCATTCTTCTGAGTAAAGACGTAGTTGTTGGTGTATTCGGAGAAATGCATGAGCTTTGGTTTTTTATTGTGCATGCAGGACACACTCTTTGCATACGTgtcaatatttttctgtttcataTGGTTTGAAACGGCAGTGTCCACGACGTTGTTTTTCTTACTGTAAGTATGCTGAAGTTTAATTAGTTCCTCCTCTGCTGCTTTTGAGAGCTGCCTTTCCTCGCGTATTTTTCCTACATTAGGAATTTCGCTGCTGTTGTGTTGGACGTTGGATGATTTTTCACTCAGTTTCCGGTTGACGTTCCTTATTTTTGTGATCATGAAAGGATTAGAAATGGAAGCATCCTTTGAGAGTTCtaaatcttcattttctggAATAGTTTCTATGTAGTTGTAAGTTAGAGAGGAAGGCAACGTTGAGGATTCAGCACCTGCtacttcattattttcacttAACTCTTGTTGAAAGTTATGACGCCAATTAGTGCCATCCTCGGAAGCCATGGACCCGGAACTCGAGGTGCTATGGTATCGATTCTCCAGCTGGTTGTTCTGGTGAAAAGTTTTATTTGTGCAAACTTTGGTAGGTGAAGGAGTAGTAGCGACTATAGTTGTATTCTCCAGATTTGATTCATCGTAATAAGTTGGTACTATCGAATCTGAGTTCTCCTGCTCACTCCCAGTCTTATCTCTTCCTGTAGCATTATTGCaactttttaatatttCATTCTCCGCGTCAGGTGTAAGCATTTCGAATGTGGAGGTAATTACATTATCTACAGGAGACTGAACATTCTCGTCTGTCAGtatattcttcttgatttcaATTCTCTCCTCCAATAAAAGCTTTAATTTggtttctatttttttaactatcacttcaaaacttttgaTCATCACATCATTTTTCTCTGGTTCAATATTCACGTCGATTAGTTTTGAATCGCAATTCAAATTGATAAACCAAATCATAGGCTCTAATAGACTTAAATTTTTATAGATTGACGATACTAGCCTTAGAATGGCCTTCCCTGTCTCTAATTTCAAGGATAGTGCTCTCTCATTAACGGATAAAAATCTAATCCGCTTCTTCATATTGACAACGTCTGATTCTGGAACCATTCTTGGTAAGATCAGATCCAGAGTCATTTTTTCGTCAATAACAAACTTTTCTTCCACGATAAAATTTAGTGATACAGGCTTCTTTAGTCTCGCTAGTAGGGATAAGCTTCTTGCTCTAGAAATGTTGGGGTCTAACATTTCTTGCATTTGTTTACGCTCTATAGTACCGTTTTTTCGTAACGATACcagtgaaaaataaaaccgAATATTCCTATGGATGAGAGAATAATGGTTTATCAAATAAGTCAATTCGTCAAATGTTCTTCTTGGTTTCgaagaaatttcaagatatcTTGCTCTCAATCCGCCCAGAAGTTTCTTTAATATTACCGTAGTCCCAACGGGACAAGATACTTTATACCTTCTTCCATTAGTAACGCCACCCTCATTATCAATTAACCACTTTTCCCCAATGACATCATTTGcagtttttgtttcaacCTGCATTGAGCCTTGTTGATTACACAAAGttgacaaaagaaataatgcTTCACCTCTGAACCCTAAAGTAGTCAGAATCGAAATATCTCCGAGAGTACT
The nucleotide sequence above comes from Saccharomyces mikatae IFO 1815 strain IFO1815 genome assembly, chromosome: 12. Encoded proteins:
- the SMKI12G1060 gene encoding uncharacterized protein (similar to Saccharomyces cerevisiae YLR030W), which codes for MEGEQIVEYVQETPIIPRRVIQYSVPKKKITMPSPCVKMSQAVNNLQDMNLPQHPSLRDSSLDKEYSTQRFLGGINERRLSFEEHRNEQHQNPIGLIKRVGTFFKKRSSSGKSSIKSIGDVKTDGSNLIEGYLSENDDPIEQLVQKNLFDEHKGNSEENDKRHGLFSFEETPPIQVLERTYPNPVDSSFENVPLTEERRFSENPRSLEPSEYEHSLSEPIPFRSSTGGENQRGVRGHTDIAAHNLRVASIKEKKKILEMEQNRLITEIIRLENILNKHRKIDVNSSTGKSENKSSEKDSITFVNSTAPNTAVLKQRTSSSDHNVNFLHNDVSDIPDTFDLEEPYDPLKDKWTTLQSLEKCFESKFQSVSNSKKGDELATIKERNFQVAKINNICFRVQESIKKRQDLEAKLRNLSHDTDNELLFLMMENKRRQKSSVIIQFLSDIINEKSKRFTAEEQGFVNENEVKPLISDLSEGINRLNSILEMKNTCIRRLSNQ
- the RAD5 gene encoding DNA helicase RAD5 (similar to Saccharomyces cerevisiae RAD5 (YLR032W); ancestral locus Anc_2.411), translating into MSDVKQEERKRFFNDDLDTSETSLNFKSENKESFLFSNSHNDDDILSVSDNSEGEKDTSILPVNEEIREDDQDQFIGELLRIIPEMPTSISIKLNEKFGSKKEGLCLALSHYFDHYKENSTSNIPSSPNQVNSHSDTSSSVLSPSPSHVKKRNNYAFRNQNRLEDKTTWKRFIGALQVTGMATRPTVRPLKYGSQLKLKRSVEEISAAKVYDSRGRKKASMASLVRIFDSQYNREIGRVPEDIAQILYPLLNSNEIGFEVTLIFCDNKRLSIGDSFILQLDCFLTSIIFEESSSDGQSFTKRRRTEREIKREKDNKNFGRSLAETDEELENRSKRLALLKLFDKLKLKPILDEQKAIERHKIELSSDPEIIDIDDDNDDDDDNDDIRPGQAAKARDNLWDTQHEEETMNLNQLKTFYKAAQSSESLKNLPETEPSRDIFKLELRNYQKQGLTWMLRREQEFAKTASDKGASETDANVINPLWKQFKWPTDMSWAAQKTQNDHLNLEDDIFFYANLHSGEFSLTKPVLKTMIKGGILSDEMGLGKTIAAYSLILSCPCDSDIDRTPYDVESTDIPDDVSSTFKTSSQNNKKPYASKTTLIVVPMSLLTQWSNEFMKANNSPDMYHEVYYGGNVSSLKTLLTKTKNPPTVVLTTYGIVQNEWTKHFKGRMIDEDVTVSSGLFSVNFYRIVIDEGHNIRNRMTVTSKAVMDLQAKCKWVLTGTPIINRLDDLYSLVKFLELDPWRQINYWKTFVSTPFENKNYKQAFDVVNAILEPVLLRRTKQMKDKDGKPLVELPPKEVVIKRLPFSKAQDLLYKFLLDKAEITVKSGIARGDLLKKYSTILVHILRLRQVCCHPGLIGTQDENDEDLSKNNKLVTEQTVELDSLIRVASERYDNSFSKEELEKMMRNLKVKYPDNKSFQTLECSICTAEPIDIDKVLFTECGHSFCEKCLFEYIEFQKGKNLCLKCPNCRKPIDACRLLTLGPQNSTSENLEFRPYSPASESSKITALVKELQLLQDSSAGEQVVIFSQFSTYLDILEKELTHAFPKDVAKVYKFDGRLSLKERTNVLADFAAKDYSRQKILLLSLKAGGVGLNLTCASHAYMMDPWWSPSMEDQAIDRLHRIGQTNSVKVTRFIIQNSIEEKMLRIQEKKRTIGEAMDADEDERRKRRIEEIQMLFE
- the RSC58 gene encoding Rsc58p (similar to Saccharomyces cerevisiae RSC58 (YLR033W); ancestral locus Anc_2.408); the protein is MMESVNGDKLADLLANVQSILNAASVKCHVVDESFPAKFFEKNPDKIYESYCKFIKNRSNAEGSIRNEDKLALTTINKRFENGEYEPVQGGFYKLYHDVKLVCTILIHFYPQGTRNYQLVDKFYKFSSELLLRECYRIGIALTQANIVKSRSGKSLNGNEVDEYDDDDDATELDKIISYDFIKISMNYSVPISQTYQIRTKDMDLFSSIISKSNLDKRPHELPNTNFKINNILPQTDIENEAPRLGFVGANTSNIPDPTLPPTEMMTRFLHPNWYALPTTVWLKYGNYNSWAPSFNENGTVVDSTTRGLIWLERIGYMNLYEKNEKKEKQEEILDSNEGNKNSEQKDKNEIIDGKSNGVNNNSDDNDTGITSENAEGFEDTEQSIIKLHNLYNWAPSNYIGDDEIESFQNGTPDKLVTESLAKLKKLRKERILNRVSKPTTEEREIYFKVKRILKEVILAKKVSKLPINNVRAFPVLQTNYSGSIPVVRAQPGRKRKHKK
- the SMF3 gene encoding putative divalent metal ion transporter SMF3 (similar to Saccharomyces cerevisiae SMF3 (YLR034C); ancestral locus Anc_2.407); translation: MRSYMQILQKFVKFIGPGIMVSVAYMDPGNYATSVSGGAQYKYTLLFAIFISNIFAVLLQCLCVKLGTVTGYDLAENCRHNLPKKLNYTLYFFAEVAIIATDLAEVVGTAIALQILFKIPLTWGVLLTVLDVLIILMFYTPNGQSLKKVRVFEFGVGLLVIGTCICFVLELFKISIPDKAELFKGFLPSNIIFKEQQALYISLGILGATVMPHSLYLGSSIVKPRLQDYDLKKYGKVNPRPSLNAIKYSLNYAYAELIISLFLIATFVNSAILIVAGATLSGQPEAEDADLLSIYKLLVHYISPAAGLIFALAMLCSGQSAGIICTLAGQIVSEGFLQWSLPPWATRLCTRLIAIIPCLFVTLTMGEKGISDILNFSQVVLSLILPIVSAPLIYFTANRKLMVVHDENGVVRAPTDVNVISDETTPLNSKHSKIVDFTNSRLLTYSSIFVWALIGSLNCYLVVSFCLGADIHF
- the MLH2 gene encoding mismatch repair protein MLH2 (similar to Saccharomyces cerevisiae MLH2 (YLR035C); ancestral locus Anc_2.405), with protein sequence MAIHHLPPESQWKIVSSSFIYGPVAAVRELLDNSIDSGAKKIFVDVDSATGGCEYISVKDDGSGVDISDRPSMCLEHTTSKISTLGDISILTTLGFRGEALFLLSTLCNQQGSMQVETKTANDVIGEKWLIDNEGGVTNGRRYKVSCPVGTTVILKKLLGGLRARYLEISSKPRRTFDELTYLINHYSLIHRNIRFYFSLVSLRKNGTIERKQMQEMLDPNISRARSLSLLARLKKPVSLNFIVEEKFVIDEKMTLDLILPRMVPESDVVNMKKRIRFLSVNERALSLKLETGKAILRLVSSIYKNLSLLEPMIWFINLNCDSKLIDVNIEPEKNDVMIKSFEVIVKKIETKLKLLLEERIEIKKNILTDENVQSPVDNVITSTFEMLTPDAENEILKSCNNATGRDKTGSEQENSDSIVPTYYDESNLENTTIVATTPSPTKVCTNKTFHQNNQLENRYHSTSSSGSMASEDGTNWRHNFQQELSENNEVAGAESSTLPSSLTYNYIETIPENEDLELSKDASISNPFMITKIRNVNRKLSEKSSNVQHNSSEIPNVGKIREERQLSKAAEEELIKLQHTYSKKNNVVDTAVSNHMKQKNIDTYAKSVSCMHNKKPKLMHFSEYTNNYVFTQKNDFFPKHGTDSFTKEILWLQSRNDPTIPSPSLLKGLRAHVKKQGRIEATANEWYLFTPDSL